From one Trifolium pratense cultivar HEN17-A07 linkage group LG1, ARS_RC_1.1, whole genome shotgun sequence genomic stretch:
- the LOC123885425 gene encoding uncharacterized protein LOC123885425, protein MEKKQGFFSSLKEEVVRGLSPSRSRSRSRSVSPARTGSGLFNRKKQHPNYNHNPDSNSSLARSGGLRPLGETLTPLIEGPDSDNGDPKRIGSGLGNWMKDQLSRAPSVSYKRSDLRLLLGVMGAPLAPFHVCSTDPLPHLSIKDTPIETSSAQYILQQYIAASGGQKLQNSIKNAYAMGKVRMVASEFETATRVVKNRNASRCAESGGFVLWQMNPDMWYVELSVGGSKVHAGCNGKLVWRHTPWLGAHTAKGPVRPLRRALQGLDPRTTASMFADARCIGEKNINGEDCFILKHCTDPETLKARSEGPAEIIRHVLFGYFSQKTGLLVHIEDSHLTRIQSNGGDAVYWETTTNSFLDDYKPVEGVMIAHSGHSVVTLFRFGEMAMSHTKTKMEEAWTIEEVAFNVPGLSLDCFIPPADLKTGSVSEACELPQDERGKNSLAVHRTKVVALEKSQDCSIEKMIWKMEI, encoded by the exons ATGGAGAAAAAGCAAGGTTTCTTCTCCTCACTCAAAGAAGAAGTAGTTCGTGGCCTCTCACCTTCTCGTTCTCGCTCTCGTTCCCGCTCCGTAAGTCCCGCCCGAACCGGTTCCGGTTTATTCAACCGAAAAAAACAACACCCCAACTATAACCATAACCCTGACTCTAACTCTTCCCTCGCAAGATCTGGAGGTTTAAGGCCGTTAGGTGAGACACTAACGCCGTTAATTGAAGGACCTGATTCAGATAACGGGGATCCAAAGAGAATTGGGTCGGGTCTCGGTAACTGGATGAAGGATCAACTCTCACGTGCTCCTTCTGTTTCGTATAAGAGGTCTGATCTGAGACTTCTGCTTGGTGTTATGGGTGCTCCATTGGCTCCGTTTCATGTTTGTTCTACTGACCCTCTTCCTCATCTCAGTATCAAGGATACTCCAATC GAAACGTCGTCTGCGCAGTACATATTGCAGCAGTATATAGCAGCTTCTGGAGGCCAGAAATTGCAGAACTCTATAAAAAATGCATATGCAATGGGGAAAGTTAGAATGGTAGCGTCTGAATTTGAAACTGCAACCAGGGTAGTGAAGAATAGGAATGCTTCTAGGTGTGCGGAGTCTGGTGGATTTGTGCTGTGGCAGATGAATCCTGATATGTGGTATGTAGAGCTTTCTGTTGGGGGAAGTAAGGTTCATGCTGGCTGTAATGGAAAGCTTGTTTGGAGGCACACTCCTTGGCTTGGTGCTCACACGGCAAAGGGACCTGTGAGGCCTCTGCGCCGTGCACTTCAG GGCCTTGATCCTAGAACCACTGCAAGCATGTTTGCCGATGCCAGATGCATAGGAGAGAAGAATATCAATGGCGAGGATTGCTTCATCCTTAAGCACTGTACTGATCCTGAAACACTAAAGGCTCGGAGTGAGGGTCCTGCTGAGATCATACGGCATGTCTTATTTGGTTACTTTAGTCAGAAAACTGGACTTCTTGTTCACATTGAGGATTCTCACCTGACCCGCATCCAATCAAATGGAGGTGACGCAGTATATTGGGAAACCACTACCAATTCATTCCTCGATGATTACAAGCCTGTGGAAGGCGTCATGATTGCACACTCTGGGCATTCTGTGGTGACCCTCTTCAGGTTTGGGGAGATGGCCATGAGCCATACCAAAACAAAAATGGAAGAAGCCTGGACAATTGAAGAGGTTGCATTCAATGTTCCAGGTCTCTCTTTAGATTGCTTCATTCCCCCCGCCGATTTGAAGACAGGTTCTGTTAGTGAAGCTTGTGAACTTCCTCAGGATGAAAGAGGAAAGAACTCACTTGCAGTACATCGAACCAAAGTTGTTGCACTGGAGAAATCACAAGATTGCAGCATTGAGAAGATGATATGGAAGATGGAAATCTAA